One part of the Desulfomicrobium apsheronum genome encodes these proteins:
- a CDS encoding NifB/NifX family molybdenum-iron cluster-binding protein → MEKVRIAVPSALPGGLEAEVGAHFGHCDLYTIIDVEGGSVAQVSTLPNVPHAQGGCMAPVNHLASNGVNLLIAGGMGMRPLMGFNQVGIQVFYGAGAPSVGTAVDALLKGALVPFTQEYTCGGGQ, encoded by the coding sequence ATGGAAAAAGTAAGAATTGCAGTCCCTTCGGCGCTCCCGGGCGGACTTGAAGCAGAAGTCGGCGCTCATTTCGGGCATTGCGACCTGTACACCATCATCGACGTCGAGGGCGGTTCCGTGGCTCAGGTCAGCACCCTTCCCAACGTCCCCCATGCCCAGGGCGGCTGCATGGCCCCCGTCAATCATCTGGCCAGCAACGGAGTGAACCTGCTCATTGCCGGCGGCATGGGCATGCGTCCGCTGATGGGTTTCAACCAGGTCGGCATCCAGGTTTTTTACGGCGCCGGCGCACCGAGTGTCGGAACGGCCGTGGACGCGCTCCTGAAGGGCGCGTTGGTGCCCTTTACCCAGGAATACACCTGCGGCGGCGGTCAATAG
- a CDS encoding DUF134 domain-containing protein has translation MGRRRKCRFVADVPEVTVFKPVGIPMGRLHGVVLGLDGFEAMRLVDGEGMSQADAALRMQVSRPTLCRILGEARTQTARALSRGWVIRIDIDGEHTVTGADFEETTPCCQRGKICAKGAGQMQGERSCQDGQDRVAVEEDRADAVRAEQARAGRAADVAEGARVAAPEAVRVEPDRGGYVATDPA, from the coding sequence TTGGGACGCAGGAGAAAATGCAGATTTGTGGCCGATGTGCCCGAAGTGACGGTTTTCAAGCCCGTGGGTATACCCATGGGGCGGCTGCACGGCGTGGTGCTCGGGCTCGATGGTTTCGAGGCCATGCGGCTGGTGGACGGCGAGGGTATGAGTCAGGCGGACGCAGCCTTGCGAATGCAGGTCTCCAGGCCGACGCTGTGTCGCATCCTGGGAGAGGCCCGGACCCAGACGGCGCGGGCTCTCTCGCGGGGCTGGGTCATACGTATCGATATAGACGGCGAGCACACCGTGACGGGCGCCGATTTTGAGGAAACGACTCCGTGTTGTCAGCGTGGCAAGATCTGCGCAAAAGGCGCGGGGCAAATGCAGGGAGAACGATCATGCCAGGACGGACAGGACAGGGTGGCGGTGGAAGAGGACAGGGCGGACGCGGTCAGGGCGGAGCAGGCCAGGGCGGGCAGGGCGGCGGATGTCGCGGAAGGCGCCCGGGTTGCGGCGCCGGAGGCGGTCAGGGTGGAGCCGGACAGGGGCGGTTACGTCGCGACGGATCCTGCCTGA
- a CDS encoding ABC transporter ATP-binding protein gives MNGSSALLEIKEVSLTFKNVAALSRVSCSVQKGSITSLIGPNGAGKTSMLNCISGRYTPTKGKISMDGRELSGVPAHKRTGFGLARTFQNIALFRGLSVLDNLMVGRHSRLNYGLLASIFYLGKARAEETRHRERVEDIIDFLNLSAYRHQIAGHLPYGVQKKVELGRALAAEPELLLLDEPMAGMNLEETEDMARSILDINEEWDVTVFLVEHDMGVVMDISDHVVVLDFGRVLASGTPEAIQNNPKVISAYLGDDDGLYKGR, from the coding sequence ATGAATGGCAGTAGCGCCCTGCTCGAAATCAAGGAGGTCAGCCTGACCTTCAAGAATGTGGCCGCCCTTTCGCGGGTCTCGTGCTCCGTTCAAAAGGGCAGCATCACCTCTCTCATCGGGCCCAACGGCGCGGGCAAGACCAGCATGCTCAACTGCATCTCCGGCCGTTACACCCCGACCAAGGGCAAGATCAGCATGGACGGCCGGGAACTTTCCGGCGTGCCCGCGCACAAGCGCACGGGGTTCGGCCTGGCCCGGACCTTCCAGAACATCGCCCTCTTCAGGGGGCTCTCGGTCCTGGACAATCTCATGGTCGGCCGCCACTCCCGCCTGAACTACGGGCTGCTGGCCTCCATTTTCTACCTGGGCAAGGCCCGCGCCGAAGAGACCCGTCACCGTGAACGCGTGGAAGACATCATCGATTTCCTGAACCTCTCCGCCTACCGCCATCAGATAGCCGGACACCTGCCTTACGGAGTGCAGAAAAAAGTCGAACTCGGCCGCGCGCTGGCCGCCGAGCCCGAACTCCTGCTCCTGGACGAACCCATGGCGGGCATGAACCTGGAGGAAACCGAAGACATGGCCCGTTCCATCCTGGACATCAACGAGGAATGGGACGTGACCGTCTTTCTGGTGGAGCACGACATGGGCGTGGTCATGGACATCTCCGACCATGTCGTCGTGCTCGATTTCGGCCGCGTCCTGGCCAGCGGCACGCCAGAGGCAATCCAGAACAATCCCAAAGTCATCAGCGCCTACCTCGGCGACGATGACGGCCTGTATAAGGGACGCTGA
- a CDS encoding response regulator transcription factor, translated as MQVVIVTDRNEALHDFAQGLGGDVEWAKSAEDVLSRAKTPPWQLVVVDALTPGMDYKAFVMDLLRVNAMLNTVVITDMGEEDFHEDSEGLGVLCAVPGNPKWDDGAKAMNLLCVLYGMG; from the coding sequence ATGCAGGTGGTCATTGTCACCGATCGGAACGAAGCTCTGCACGATTTTGCGCAGGGACTGGGGGGCGATGTCGAGTGGGCGAAAAGCGCGGAAGATGTACTGAGCCGTGCAAAGACCCCGCCCTGGCAGCTTGTCGTGGTCGATGCCCTGACGCCCGGGATGGACTACAAGGCCTTTGTGATGGATTTGCTGCGCGTCAACGCCATGCTCAACACCGTGGTCATAACAGACATGGGCGAGGAAGATTTTCACGAGGACAGCGAAGGACTCGGAGTGCTTTGCGCCGTGCCCGGGAACCCCAAGTGGGATGACGGGGCCAAGGCCATGAATCTGCTTTGCGTGCTTTACGGAATGGGCTGA
- a CDS encoding AMP-binding protein, giving the protein MTAPYDTTLPSLLLENSRKRPGRTALREKTLGIWKPVTYAQYWAITSEFAAGLRALGLGRGDIIVIIGDNRPEWLWAQLAIQGLGGVSLGLYQDSPGEEIGYVFELSKARLVVAEDQEQVDKILSIRNDLPLLEYIIYHDSKGLIGYDAPGLKSFDDIRALGQDRAHEFEHWIKDVTPDDTALIATTSGSTGRPKLAMLSHRNLLSMAWNLGLSDPKRADDEFVSFLPLAWMGEQMMAVSSALLFGFCVNFPEEPDTVQENIREIGPHLIFSPPRVWENMAAKVRVRIMETTRFKRFLFNIFMPVGLRYAGTVLRGETPSAGLRMANRLADWGLFRALRDRLGFSRVRSASTGGAPLGPDTFTFFHALGVNLKQIYGQTEIAGISCIHRDGAVSFESVGEPIAETVIRISEDGEILSRSAAVFKGYLGNDAATAETVTDGWLHSGDAGFFKDNGQLVIIDRLSDVMTTDKGVRFSPQFIENKLKFSTYVQEAVVLGHQRDFITAIICLDGDIAGRWAESRGLTYTTYQDLAAKPELYDLIESEIQAINPSLQPGTEVARFALLFKELDADDGELTRTRKIRRKVIGERYAELIHALYDGTDNTDLCIAITYQDGSHREMTGAICIRDVNAGGMA; this is encoded by the coding sequence ATGACCGCTCCGTACGATACCACCCTGCCAAGCCTGCTCCTTGAAAACAGCCGCAAGCGCCCCGGCCGCACGGCCCTGCGCGAAAAGACCCTGGGCATCTGGAAACCCGTGACCTATGCCCAATACTGGGCCATCACCTCCGAGTTCGCCGCCGGTCTCAGGGCGCTGGGCCTTGGACGGGGAGACATCATCGTCATCATCGGCGACAACCGCCCGGAATGGCTCTGGGCCCAGTTGGCCATCCAGGGCCTCGGCGGGGTGTCCCTCGGACTGTACCAGGACTCGCCCGGCGAGGAGATCGGCTACGTCTTCGAGCTGTCCAAGGCCCGGCTGGTGGTGGCCGAGGATCAGGAGCAGGTCGACAAGATCCTGTCCATCCGGAACGATCTGCCGCTGCTGGAATACATCATCTACCACGATTCCAAGGGGCTGATCGGCTACGATGCGCCGGGGCTCAAGTCCTTCGACGACATCCGCGCGCTGGGTCAGGACCGCGCTCACGAATTCGAGCACTGGATCAAGGACGTCACCCCCGACGACACGGCGCTCATCGCCACCACCTCCGGCTCCACCGGACGGCCCAAGCTTGCCATGCTCTCGCACAGGAACCTTTTGTCCATGGCCTGGAACCTCGGACTGTCCGATCCCAAGCGCGCAGACGACGAGTTCGTGTCCTTCCTGCCCCTGGCATGGATGGGCGAACAGATGATGGCCGTGTCCTCGGCCCTCCTGTTCGGCTTTTGCGTCAACTTCCCCGAAGAACCCGACACGGTGCAGGAAAACATCCGCGAGATCGGGCCGCACCTTATCTTCTCGCCGCCGAGGGTCTGGGAGAACATGGCCGCCAAGGTCCGGGTGCGCATCATGGAGACAACCCGCTTCAAGCGCTTTCTCTTCAACATCTTCATGCCCGTCGGACTCAGGTACGCAGGAACCGTGCTGCGCGGCGAGACACCGTCCGCAGGCCTGCGCATGGCCAACAGGCTGGCCGACTGGGGGCTTTTCAGGGCCCTGCGCGACCGGCTCGGCTTCTCGCGCGTGCGTTCGGCGTCCACGGGCGGCGCGCCGCTTGGCCCCGACACCTTCACCTTTTTCCACGCCCTGGGCGTAAACCTGAAGCAGATCTACGGCCAGACCGAGATCGCAGGCATCTCCTGCATCCACCGCGACGGTGCGGTCAGCTTCGAATCCGTGGGCGAACCAATCGCCGAGACCGTGATCCGCATCTCCGAAGATGGCGAAATCCTGTCCAGAAGCGCGGCCGTGTTCAAAGGCTACCTCGGCAACGACGCCGCCACCGCCGAGACCGTCACCGACGGCTGGCTGCACTCCGGCGACGCCGGATTCTTCAAGGACAACGGCCAACTGGTCATCATCGACCGCCTCTCGGATGTCATGACCACAGACAAGGGCGTGCGCTTCTCCCCCCAGTTCATCGAAAACAAGCTCAAGTTCTCGACCTACGTGCAGGAAGCCGTGGTCCTCGGTCACCAGCGCGACTTCATCACCGCCATCATCTGCCTCGACGGCGACATCGCGGGCCGCTGGGCAGAATCCCGGGGCCTGACCTACACCACCTACCAGGATCTGGCGGCCAAACCCGAACTCTACGACCTGATCGAATCCGAAATCCAGGCCATCAATCCGTCTTTACAACCCGGGACCGAGGTCGCGCGCTTCGCCCTGCTCTTCAAGGAGCTCGACGCCGACGACGGCGAACTGACCCGCACGCGAAAAATCCGGCGCAAGGTCATCGGGGAGCGATACGCCGAGCTGATCCATGCGCTCTACGACGGCACGGACAACACGGACCTGTGCATCGCCATTACCTACCAGGACGGCTCGCACCGCGAGATGACGGGCGCCATCTGCATCCGCGACGTGAACGCGGGAGGAATGGCATGA
- a CDS encoding ATP-binding protein: protein MIVSVASGKGGTGKTTVTASLAVSWSRPLVAVDLDVEEPNLHLFLKPEVTDTEVVTIEVPEVDESKCTYCRKCAELCQFKAIAVMGKAIMTFPEMCHGCGGCMAICPEGAISAGTRELGVMERGVARGTLPCLTGRLRVGEAMSPPLMRHVRSCMRAESAERSLDVLVDAPPGVSCPAMSAVADSDVIVLVTEPTPFGFHDFKLAFEAFSPYGKPIAAVINRAGLGDNRVYEFCTAQNLPILAEIPYRRDIAEHYSKGMILAEMDEVLGELFTKLGQDLRRMAKEARHA, encoded by the coding sequence ATGATCGTTTCGGTTGCCAGCGGAAAGGGCGGGACGGGCAAGACCACGGTCACGGCCTCTCTGGCCGTTTCCTGGTCTCGGCCCCTTGTGGCCGTTGATCTGGATGTGGAAGAACCAAATCTCCACCTGTTCTTGAAACCCGAAGTCACGGACACCGAGGTCGTGACCATCGAAGTGCCCGAAGTGGATGAGAGCAAGTGCACGTATTGCCGCAAGTGCGCCGAGCTGTGCCAGTTCAAGGCCATCGCGGTCATGGGCAAGGCCATCATGACCTTTCCGGAGATGTGTCACGGTTGCGGCGGATGCATGGCCATCTGTCCCGAAGGCGCCATAAGTGCGGGAACGCGCGAGCTTGGTGTCATGGAACGCGGTGTTGCCCGGGGCACGCTGCCGTGCCTGACCGGGCGGCTTCGTGTCGGCGAGGCCATGAGCCCCCCTCTCATGCGGCACGTGCGCTCATGCATGAGGGCCGAGAGCGCGGAGCGGTCCCTGGATGTGCTCGTCGACGCCCCTCCCGGCGTGAGTTGCCCGGCCATGAGCGCCGTGGCCGACAGCGATGTCATCGTGCTGGTCACCGAGCCCACGCCGTTCGGCTTCCACGATTTCAAATTGGCCTTCGAGGCGTTTTCCCCCTACGGCAAGCCCATCGCCGCAGTCATTAACCGGGCTGGTCTGGGAGACAACCGTGTCTACGAATTCTGCACGGCCCAAAACCTGCCGATCCTGGCCGAAATTCCCTACCGCCGCGACATCGCGGAGCATTACTCCAAGGGGATGATCCTGGCCGAAATGGATGAGGTCCTGGGCGAACTGTTTACCAAGCTGGGCCAGGACTTGCGGCGTATGGCCAAGGAGGCCCGACATGCGTGA
- a CDS encoding response regulator produces MNKMKLLIVDDEKDLCRILADRLNILYGVSPDVAHTGDDALEMVKKKSYDVVVLDIEMPGIDGIETLKQIKAINSKIQVVLFTGHGSEETRRLAEVMGAFSYVDKIDGLPKLAPMIEGAFRLRKVLEDTYADAAMNEYN; encoded by the coding sequence ATGAACAAGATGAAGCTTCTGATCGTGGACGACGAGAAGGATCTCTGCCGCATTCTCGCCGATCGCCTGAATATCCTGTATGGCGTGTCTCCGGATGTGGCCCACACAGGTGACGACGCCCTGGAGATGGTCAAGAAGAAGAGCTACGATGTCGTGGTTCTCGACATCGAGATGCCCGGCATTGACGGCATCGAAACGCTCAAACAGATAAAGGCCATCAACTCCAAGATCCAGGTCGTCCTCTTCACCGGTCACGGCAGCGAAGAGACCCGCCGCCTGGCCGAAGTCATGGGCGCCTTCAGCTATGTCGACAAGATCGACGGCCTGCCCAAGCTCGCCCCCATGATCGAGGGCGCCTTCCGTCTGCGCAAGGTGCTCGAAGACACCTACGCCGACGCGGCCATGAACGAATACAACTAG
- a CDS encoding ATP-binding protein, producing the protein MREVVVISGKGGTGKTSLTAAFAHLAESKVICDLDVDAPDLHLLLDPSVVRDEAFISGHEAIIDPEKCSGCGLCASMCRYDAIDQDGDVYRIAPLRCEGCKVCVAFCPEQAIDFPPRHCGQHYMSETRFGPMVHAQLFPGQENSGLLVSRLKKEARVLAEERGLELILCDGAPGIGCPVIASLSQTDLAVVVTEPTPSGVHDLERVASLCDHFRTRVAVVVNKHDLNPEQTSRIGALCKEKGYTLAALLPHDTAVTEAMVRRQAITEGEDSAIATQVRQAWRTITDLLHS; encoded by the coding sequence ATGCGTGAGGTAGTTGTGATCAGCGGCAAGGGCGGCACCGGCAAGACCTCGCTGACAGCGGCGTTCGCTCATTTGGCCGAGAGCAAGGTGATCTGCGACCTGGACGTGGACGCGCCGGATCTGCATCTTCTGCTGGATCCCTCCGTCGTTCGCGACGAGGCCTTCATTTCCGGACACGAGGCCATCATCGATCCGGAAAAGTGCTCGGGCTGCGGCCTGTGCGCATCCATGTGCCGGTACGATGCCATCGATCAGGACGGCGACGTGTACCGCATCGCCCCGCTGCGCTGCGAGGGCTGCAAGGTCTGCGTGGCTTTCTGCCCGGAGCAGGCCATAGATTTCCCCCCCCGTCACTGCGGGCAGCATTACATGAGCGAGACCCGTTTCGGTCCGATGGTGCATGCGCAGCTTTTCCCAGGGCAGGAGAATTCGGGGCTTCTGGTTTCGCGCCTGAAGAAGGAGGCCCGCGTGCTCGCCGAAGAGCGTGGCCTTGAGCTCATCCTGTGCGACGGCGCGCCGGGCATTGGTTGTCCGGTCATCGCTTCCCTTTCGCAGACGGATCTGGCCGTGGTCGTGACCGAACCCACCCCGTCAGGAGTGCACGATCTGGAGCGGGTGGCCAGCCTGTGTGATCATTTTCGCACCAGGGTCGCGGTCGTGGTCAACAAGCATGACCTCAATCCAGAGCAAACAAGTCGAATTGGTGCGCTGTGCAAGGAAAAGGGCTACACCCTGGCTGCGCTGCTGCCTCATGACACGGCGGTCACCGAGGCCATGGTCCGAAGGCAGGCCATTACCGAGGGCGAAGACAGCGCCATTGCCACGCAGGTTCGGCAGGCGTGGCGGACGATCACGGATCTTTTGCATTCATAA
- a CDS encoding CBS domain-containing protein encodes MFVGLKMLNNFIAMPPDALVEDAQRLMDEQQLWMLFVVKDEKLVGYVRTEDISAAMPSLATGLDKHEINYLLSKLTVGRIMRTDITPVTPETEIETAAMLMHAKNLAGLAVVNQDGDLIGYINRTIMLEVLAEEMGYGQGGSRIVFEVVDRPGVLREVSGIIDTMGYSIISTGTFTHRERRVVVIRVDTPNPSSIAAALQKAGYDVVGPEDFKHEWQ; translated from the coding sequence ATGTTTGTCGGCCTCAAAATGCTCAATAATTTCATAGCCATGCCACCGGATGCACTGGTCGAGGACGCGCAACGGCTCATGGACGAGCAGCAACTCTGGATGCTGTTCGTGGTCAAGGACGAAAAACTGGTCGGATACGTGCGCACCGAGGACATCAGCGCCGCCATGCCCTCGCTGGCCACGGGTCTGGACAAACACGAGATCAACTATCTTCTGTCCAAACTCACCGTCGGGCGAATCATGCGCACGGACATCACGCCCGTGACCCCCGAGACCGAAATCGAAACCGCCGCCATGCTCATGCACGCCAAGAACCTGGCCGGACTGGCCGTGGTCAATCAGGACGGCGACCTCATCGGCTACATCAACCGCACCATCATGCTCGAAGTGCTGGCCGAGGAAATGGGCTACGGCCAGGGCGGCTCGCGCATCGTCTTCGAGGTCGTGGACCGTCCCGGCGTGCTGCGCGAAGTCTCGGGCATCATCGACACCATGGGATATTCCATCATCTCCACCGGCACCTTCACGCACAGGGAACGGCGCGTGGTCGTGATCCGCGTGGACACGCCCAACCCGTCGTCCATCGCGGCCGCCCTGCAGAAAGCCGGCTACGACGTGGTCGGCCCCGAGGATTTCAAGCATGAATGGCAGTAG
- a CDS encoding branched-chain amino acid ABC transporter permease, whose amino-acid sequence MEYYLQLIINGLVVGSIYSLVALGFVIIFKATKVVNFAQGELVMVGAYFCFALTVQYQLPFLVSFLLTLVFSVILAILVERLILRPLIGEPIISVIMVTIGLSSMLKSFVQMVWGTQIQVFPPILPQEPYMLLGLPIAPVYVAAFGLSLLLFGVFSLFFKYSSLGIAMRATAFDQQAAQSMGIGIKSIFALSWCIAAVVSSIGGIILGNINGINAQLGQLGLKVFPAVILGGLDSLLGAALGGLIIGVLENICEGAAKDLFGLGGFKEVASFVILVIILMIKPYGLFGTKEIERV is encoded by the coding sequence ATGGAATACTACCTCCAACTCATCATAAACGGCCTGGTGGTCGGCTCCATCTACAGTCTGGTGGCGCTGGGCTTTGTCATCATTTTCAAGGCCACCAAGGTCGTCAACTTCGCCCAGGGCGAGCTGGTCATGGTCGGCGCATACTTCTGCTTCGCCCTGACCGTGCAGTACCAACTGCCGTTTCTGGTCTCATTCCTTCTGACGCTGGTCTTTTCCGTCATCCTGGCCATTCTCGTGGAACGCCTCATCCTGCGGCCGCTCATCGGCGAGCCCATCATTTCCGTCATCATGGTCACCATCGGGCTCTCGTCCATGCTCAAATCCTTCGTGCAGATGGTCTGGGGCACGCAGATCCAGGTCTTTCCGCCCATCCTGCCGCAAGAGCCGTACATGCTCCTCGGGCTGCCCATCGCGCCGGTCTACGTAGCGGCGTTTGGGCTCTCCCTGCTACTCTTCGGGGTCTTCAGCCTCTTCTTCAAATATTCGTCCCTGGGCATCGCCATGCGCGCCACTGCTTTTGACCAGCAGGCCGCCCAGTCCATGGGCATCGGCATCAAATCCATCTTCGCCCTGTCCTGGTGCATCGCGGCCGTGGTTTCGAGCATCGGCGGCATCATCCTCGGCAACATCAATGGCATAAACGCCCAACTCGGCCAGCTCGGCCTCAAGGTCTTCCCCGCCGTGATCCTGGGCGGGCTGGACAGCCTGCTCGGCGCAGCCCTGGGCGGACTCATCATCGGGGTGCTTGAAAACATCTGCGAGGGCGCGGCCAAGGACCTCTTCGGACTCGGCGGATTCAAGGAGGTGGCCTCCTTTGTGATTCTGGTCATCATCCTCATGATCAAGCCTTACGGACTTTTCGGAACCAAGGAGATTGAACGGGTATGA
- a CDS encoding branched-chain amino acid ABC transporter permease — protein MSMQKCGLFYTTYAREDGLFPSKFQKICLALFFAVLLVCPQFLDSYVMSILNLILIAVIGAVSLNLLTGVCGQMSLGHGAFVGVGAYGAAVLSNMGVPFFLALLGGGAVAAMVGMIFGIPSLRLKGIYLAISTLAAQLILEYVFLHAGSVTGGANGLPVDAPEIMGYSFDTDSKIFYLILLVTVLCVLVVTNVIRTRPGRAFVAIRDYHQSAENVGVNLFAFKLQAFGLSSFLAGIAGGLWAHYTMYITPEQFSMGLSISYLAMIIIGGMGSVLGSIFGAIFITLLPEMLNLLTTSLGGIAPDLSAIIVPMKEGVFGLMLVLFLIFEPEGLARKWRLTKAYWKLYPFAY, from the coding sequence ATGAGCATGCAAAAATGCGGACTTTTCTACACCACCTACGCCCGTGAGGACGGCCTCTTCCCCTCGAAGTTTCAGAAGATCTGCCTGGCCCTTTTCTTCGCGGTCCTGCTGGTGTGCCCGCAGTTTCTGGACTCCTATGTCATGTCCATCCTGAACCTGATCCTCATCGCGGTCATCGGGGCGGTGTCCCTGAACCTTTTGACCGGCGTCTGCGGCCAGATGTCGTTGGGGCACGGGGCGTTCGTCGGAGTGGGGGCCTACGGCGCGGCGGTGCTTTCAAACATGGGCGTGCCTTTTTTCCTGGCCCTGCTGGGCGGAGGCGCGGTGGCCGCCATGGTGGGCATGATCTTCGGCATCCCGTCGCTGCGCCTCAAGGGAATCTATCTGGCCATCTCCACCCTGGCCGCGCAGCTCATCCTGGAATACGTCTTCCTGCATGCCGGGAGCGTCACAGGCGGGGCCAACGGCCTACCCGTCGATGCGCCCGAGATCATGGGCTATTCCTTCGACACCGATTCCAAGATCTTCTACCTCATCCTGCTGGTCACCGTGCTGTGCGTCCTGGTCGTGACCAACGTTATCCGCACCCGCCCCGGGCGGGCCTTCGTGGCCATCCGCGACTACCACCAGTCCGCCGAGAACGTGGGCGTGAACCTTTTCGCCTTCAAGCTGCAGGCCTTTGGGCTGAGCTCATTCCTGGCCGGCATCGCGGGGGGCCTGTGGGCCCACTACACCATGTACATCACCCCGGAGCAGTTCTCCATGGGGCTGTCCATCAGCTACCTGGCCATGATCATCATCGGCGGGATGGGATCCGTCCTTGGTTCCATATTCGGGGCCATCTTCATCACCCTGCTACCGGAGATGCTCAATCTGCTGACCACGTCCCTGGGGGGCATCGCCCCGGACCTGAGCGCCATCATCGTGCCCATGAAGGAAGGGGTCTTCGGACTCATGCTGGTGCTCTTCCTCATCTTCGAACCCGAAGGACTGGCCCGCAAATGGAGGCTGACCAAGGCCTACTGGAAACTCTACCCCTTTGCATACTAA
- a CDS encoding DUF134 domain-containing protein, producing the protein MPRPRKCRRIEGCPKASFFKPQGIPLRELTEVYLSMDGFEALRLSDYEGLGMEEGAERMHVSRHTFGRILGDARRVVAKALVDGLALHIAHDAQMPCFQLNPDRVAARKKELSMTKIAITSEGPNMTDRVDPRFGRAAGFVVVDLETMESKYIDNGGSQTLSHGAGIQAAENIINAGASVLLTGSVGPKAFAALKGGGVKIGHNMSGGTVADAVEAFKAGKVEFTDSPNR; encoded by the coding sequence ATGCCACGACCAAGGAAATGCCGCCGCATCGAAGGATGCCCCAAGGCGTCGTTTTTCAAGCCACAGGGAATTCCCCTGCGCGAACTGACGGAAGTCTATCTGTCCATGGATGGTTTTGAAGCCCTGCGCCTGTCCGACTACGAGGGCCTGGGCATGGAGGAAGGCGCCGAGCGCATGCATGTCTCCCGGCACACTTTCGGCCGAATCCTTGGAGATGCCCGTCGCGTCGTGGCCAAGGCGCTCGTGGATGGGTTGGCTCTGCACATCGCCCATGATGCCCAGATGCCGTGTTTTCAACTGAATCCGGACCGTGTGGCGGCCCGCAAGAAGGAGCTTAGCATGACCAAGATAGCCATTACCAGTGAAGGCCCGAACATGACGGATCGCGTTGATCCGCGTTTTGGCCGTGCGGCGGGATTCGTCGTCGTCGATCTTGAGACCATGGAGTCCAAGTACATCGACAACGGCGGTTCCCAGACCCTGTCTCACGGGGCCGGAATCCAGGCTGCGGAAAACATCATCAACGCCGGTGCCTCGGTGCTTCTGACCGGCAGCGTCGGCCCCAAGGCTTTTGCGGCGCTGAAGGGCGGCGGCGTCAAGATCGGCCACAACATGAGCGGCGGCACCGTGGCCGACGCGGTGGAAGCATTCAAGGCCGGCAAGGTTGAATTCACCGACTCTCCAAACAGATAG